In Phlebotomus papatasi isolate M1 chromosome 1, Ppap_2.1, whole genome shotgun sequence, the following proteins share a genomic window:
- the LOC129807098 gene encoding uncharacterized protein LOC129807098 translates to MSAQAGVGILTSPRLSDRVCDVWTHSGRVMGIKIKLERSSLAVLQVYAPNASSEYPAFLDEVEEVLNKASSEADSVVLFGDFNAHVGVDSETWRGVIGKNGDKSENPNGKMLLDFCAIKGYSIMNTFFQHKEIHKYTWEDTKRGLKSIIDFVLVPGVDRRIVQDVRVFNSAELSTDHHLLFAKINLNEDPPALPKGKSKVLKCIRWESLKKKDVEEKFVKGIQERFEQIPQSPSDIEAEWACFQTAILASATEACGVKRINVTNNVKRSSWWGTPGVKEAVGEKKKAYKLYIQRKDSDSRDRYVEARKAAKLAVKAAREEAWKKFGEKLELDYRSANKTFWQTVRRLRGKKSNSIQGVTSKEGNLLTKEEEVLNRWKEYFSELLNPQQGTDDDVLLRAFSVGEI, encoded by the coding sequence ATGTCTGCACAGGCGGGTGTGGGGATACTCACAAGCCCTCGGCTGTCAGACAGGGTTTGTGATGTCTGGACACACAGTGGGAGAGTGATGGGTATCAAGATCAAACTTGAGAGATCTTCCCTGGCGGTGTTGCAGGTGTACGCACCGAACGCATCGTCAGAGTACCCAGCTTTCCTAGATGAAGTGGAGGAAGTCCTGAATAAGGCATCTTCTGAAGCGGATTCAGTTGTGTTGTTTGGGGATTTCAATGCCCATGTTGGTGTTGACTCTGAGACATGGAGGGGTGTGATTGGGAAGAACGGGGATAAGAGTGAGAACCCGAACGGTAAAATGTTGCTGGATTTCTGCGCAATCAAAGGTTATTCGATCATGAATACCTTTTTCCAGCACAAGGAGATTCATAAATACACCTGGGAAGACACAAAACGAGGACTTAAGTCAATAATTGACTTTGTCCTGGTTCCCGGTGTTGATAGAAGAATTGTCCAAGACGTTCGAGTTTTTAACAGTGCTGAACTGTCAACTGATCACCACCTgctctttgcaaaaattaaccTCAACGAAGATCCTCCCGCTCTACCTAAGGGTAAGAGCAAAGTGCTTAAATGCATTAGGTGGGAGAGTCTCAAGAAGAAAGACGTtgaggaaaaatttgtgaagggCATACAGGAAAGGTTTGAACAAATTCCACAGTCTCCTTCTGACATAGAGGCTGAATGGGCCTGCTTCCAAACAGCCATTTTGGCCTCGGCTACAGAAGCTTGTGGCGTTAAGCGCATTAATGTGACGAACAACGTGAAACGGTCATCTTGGTGGGGAACACCGGGAGTAAAAGAAGCCGTTGGAGAGAAAAAGAAGGCTTACAAGTTGTACATACAACGTAAGGATTCTGattctcgtgatcgttatgttgAGGCGCGAAAGGCTGCAAAGCTCGCAGTTAAAGCCGCTAGAGAGGAGGCGTGGAAAAAGTTCGGTGAAAAGCTGGAGCTTGACTATAGGTCGGCAAACAAAACTTTCTGGCAAACAGTCCGAAGACTCCGAGGGAAGAAGAGCAATTCCATCCAAGGAGTAACATCCAAGGAAgggaatcttctgaccaaagagGAAGAGGTTTTAAATCGCTGGAAAGAGTACTTCTCAGAATTGCTCAATCCTCAGCAAGGCACTGATGATGACGTACTATTACGGGCGTTTTCAGTTGgtgaaatttga